The following proteins come from a genomic window of Ornithinimicrobium cryptoxanthini:
- a CDS encoding trans-aconitate 2-methyltransferase codes for MTSPTWDPGQYLQFADERGRPFVDLVSRIRRNARTVVDLGCGPGQLTPVLRRRWPEAQITGLDSSAEMIARATATSDDPLTSYAVVDAADWNPEQPVDVLVSNAMLQWIPGHADLLPPWMEQIAPGGALAFQLPGNFDAPSHRLLWETAARPAYAGLTRALRSRAAALDPADYLALLSRPGWEVDAWETTYLHVLQGEDPVFEWISGTGARPVLQALSDGVREEFVAEYQAALRDAYPRREFGTVLPFRRIFVVAHRSDL; via the coding sequence ATGACCTCGCCGACCTGGGACCCGGGGCAGTATCTGCAGTTCGCCGACGAGCGCGGTCGTCCCTTCGTCGACCTTGTCTCGCGCATCCGCAGGAACGCTCGCACCGTGGTCGACCTGGGATGCGGACCGGGCCAGCTGACTCCGGTCCTGCGCCGCCGCTGGCCGGAGGCACAGATCACCGGCCTGGACTCGTCCGCCGAGATGATCGCCCGGGCCACAGCGACGAGTGATGACCCCCTCACGAGCTATGCCGTGGTCGATGCGGCCGACTGGAACCCTGAGCAGCCGGTGGACGTGCTGGTCTCCAACGCGATGCTGCAGTGGATCCCTGGCCACGCCGATCTGCTCCCGCCCTGGATGGAGCAGATCGCGCCGGGAGGTGCTCTCGCGTTCCAGCTCCCCGGGAACTTCGACGCACCCAGCCACCGGCTCCTGTGGGAGACCGCAGCGCGCCCGGCATACGCCGGCCTGACCAGGGCCCTCAGGTCTCGGGCTGCAGCGCTCGACCCGGCTGACTACCTGGCCCTGCTGTCGCGGCCGGGTTGGGAGGTGGACGCCTGGGAGACGACCTACCTGCACGTCCTGCAGGGCGAGGACCCGGTCTTTGAGTGGATCTCCGGGACCGGGGCACGGCCGGTCTTGCAGGCGCTGTCGGATGGGGTGCGCGAGGAGTTCGTCGCTGAATACCAGGCGGCGCTGCGCGATGCCTATCCGCGGCGGGAGTTCGGGACGGTGCTCCCCTTCCGACGCATCTTTGTGGTGGCGCACCGCTCTGA